The uncultured Methanoregula sp. genomic sequence TTTGCGGGCGGTGAGATGATCTGCAACTCCGACAGCGCCTACGCAGCCCGTGAGACGGTTGCCAAGCACCATGTCCCCCCCGATGCGAAGCGTTGACCCGGTCACGAGCGGGACGTTCATCGCTTCACCCACGGTTGTGATACCAGCGGTATAATCGAAAATCTTGGCTACATCCCCATCATCGGCCACATGGATATCGGAGAAAAGCATGACCGGTTTTGCACCCATTACATAAGTATCCCGCAAGGTCGCACGGGTTACATGAAACCCGGCAAGGTACGGGAAATCGGAAAGGCGCGAGTGCATGCCATCCACAGTACAGATAATATAGTTACCGCCGGCAGAGACGGCTCCGGCATCATCCATCTCGTCCACACCTACCGATGCCGAGGTTTTACCAATGATCCGGGCAATCTGGCGATGCGCGAAAAAATCGCCTTTCCCACGGGAACCAACTCCGAATTCCCCCATTTTTACACCAGCGGCTTCAAAAGAAAAAAAATCTCCGGATAAGTTGCGGCTGTTCTTCACTTCCTGGATAACCGCTTCTGCAAATGCTGATGCATAGGAGGAATTTGTCTTTTTCATCCGTATGATGTGGTCGGTGAGACTCTTGTGAATAGCCGGTTCCTCTTCACCGTCAGCAAGCTTCCTGCGGACAAATTCCTCAACATCCATACCATTCTGTACGCGAAATAGGCATAAAAAGGGGAGGGATTCGACGACAGAGTTGCTGGATTACCGGAGAAGGATCCCAAAGACATCCGAAAAACAATGAAGTGCATCATCAAACTTTCCATTCTTAAAAAGGGACATCCCTTTCACGATATGGATCCTTACATCCTTGACATCGATATAATATGCCTTGTCAAAAGCCCGTGCTGATTCTTCAAGTCTTCCCAGCATGAAGCAGGAGTTACTCATGACAACCCAGGCATCCGCATTTGCCGGATCAATCTTGAGGGTTTTTTCAAGACAGATTATCGCATCCGCATGCCGGCCGAGCATGCTCAGGGCAAGACCTTTGCGATACAGGGATTTCGCATCATCGGGATAAATTGCCAGAGCCCGTTCGAGCACATCAGAGGCTTCCTGATAACGTCTGAGGTTGATCAGCGCGGCTCCTTTCTTAGCCAGAGCTGACTGATAATACGGATATATCTTCAGGGCCCGGTCATAACAGGCGATCTCTTCCTCATACCGCTTCAGCATCCCGCACGCATACCCTTTGTTGACCCACGCTGAAAGGTAACGGGGGCGGATCTCCACTGCGCGCTCGCAGCAGCGTATTTCAGCTTCGTATTTTCCCAGCATGCCGAGAGCGACACCCTTGTTGTTCCAGGCGGTCGCATTCTCAGGATCGATCTGCAGGGCCTGCCGGCAGCATTCAGCCTTCTCCAAAAACCGGTCCAGCATCCCGCAGGCAAACCCTTTGGTATTCCAGGCCTCAATGCAGCGGGGATCCAACCGGAGAGCTTTGTCACAACAGGCAATCTCCTCATCAAAACGCCCGAGCTTCCCCAATGCAAAACCCCTGCCCACCCATGCCAGCGGAAGATTCGGATCAATGGCAAGCGCGAGAGAGAAAGAAGTGAGCGCGTCTTCGTGCCGCCCCTCGCGCCCCAGTGACATCCCCTCCAGGTACAATTCCCTTGCAGTCCTGCGGGGAGGTACATCATCAGATAATTCCGGTTCAGGGATCATAGGGTGCTGTCCTTGCATGTCAGTGTTCTATTTCAATTTTCTATGTTGACGTCGTATTTATGTTAGCGGATACATTACGGACAATCCTGCAGGAAAGAACAGAATATACATTCAGATTATTACAGTTCACGGGATAGTTTTTTTTATAAAACAATATAATAAAAAATATAAATATTTAATGAAATATATGAAAATGTGGTGTCCGATTCCTTCTCAGACAAAGGGTCTTCCGTTGCTATCGGAGTTGTGATTCTCGTTGCAATTACCGTTATCCTTGCAATACTCGTACTCCTGCTTTTTCATATGCCCACGTTCTCTAATGAAGAACAGAAAATCCCGGCAATTTTTAAAATAATAAGTATCCAGCATACTGATGAGCACGGTGTTTTGACATATGACAGTTACATGGTCGTCTTGAATACGGCTGATCATGGATATAAAACCAGATTGATCTATGCCAAAACCTATAAAAACGGAGTATTACTGAATTGTGCAATTCCAACCCTGAATGGAGAGGATTTCGTAAAAAAAACCCATCATTATGATGTACAGTATATCCGGGGGGCCAAAGGAGAGACCTGGTATGCCGGTGCAACGATCGGAATTGATTACGAGGACAAAACGTTTCGTCCAGGTGACATTGTAACATTTGACGTACTTGACAGCACGACAGAACAGATCATCTCAAGCCATACATTCAAAGCTTGAGATTGAGGAAAATGGTTTAATCATCAAGGCGTTTGAAAACACCTTTTTTGGCCTTGAGTATTTTACATTCCGGGCATCGCCAGGTATCCGGAACATCTTCCCATGCAGTCCCGGCAGGGACACCATTCTTGGGATCGCCCTTTACCGGATCATAGATGTAATGACATTCAAGACAGACCCAGCGGCTTAGTTTTGCAGCTTGCGACATGATATCTCCAACTCCGCAACCAATGAGATTTACCCATTTTTATGTTCCGTTTATTCATAAGAATACTCCTCTCCGGGCAAAGAGATTACTCTCACGCCCCGGTCAGGAACATAATGGGAGATTACGTGCATAAAGACGGGCGACACGGAGAGGTTCAGGAATCTTGCCATCAAGGGTAAAATCCCTGCACAACCGGGCTGCATCATCCGTGGAGATTCCCCATGATCGTATGAAACTGGTATTACCCCTTGTGAGTTCGACCGGGAGGCGTTCCCCCAGTTGCAGGTATGCAGCAACCCGACGTTCATCCCCTGGAAAATGATGCCGTATATCCTCAATGAGACCCGGGGACTCCTCATACGTGACACAGATGACCGGTATACCGGTTTTTTCTGTAATTCGGGCAGGATCAAGGATATTGAACCAGGCAATCACGCACCCGGAAAGGAGAATTACATTGAGATCAGCCCGGTCCAGTGAGAGAACCATCCCAAGCACAGTTTCCGTGGCGTCCATTCCACCGACCGTGACGCGGCCGAAGGAGAATCCATCGATCCTGAGATCTTTCCGCATCACGACCCCCGCCAGGTTTGAAACAGTCCGGCCGGAATAGCTTTCAGCTATGCCCAATGCCCGCAACCCTTTCTTGGGGATATGCATAGAAGCACTTATGACAACCGATTAAAAATACTATACTAATGAAATTCAACAAAGATGAGGTATGCATTTTAATCCCTACCCTCAATGAAGGGCCGACAATCGGGGGCGTTGTCAGGGAATTCAAGAGCCAGGGATATAATCATATTCTTGTTATTGATGGGAAAAGTACGGATAACACGGTTAAAAATGCTCGTGAAGCAGGGGCAAATGTCCGAACCCAGTCCGGAAAAGGGAAGGGAAATGCTATCATTGAAGCATTCGAGGTCATTGAGGAGCAGTATATCCTCATGCTGGATGGGGATGGAACCTATTCTGCCAAAGACGCCGAGAAGATGCTTACACCGTTATTCCTGGGATTTGACCAGGTTATCGGGGATCGTCTCATCAATGCTGAAGAGGGATCGTTCTCCCGGCTGAATCTCTTTGGAAACCACATGCTGAACCTGCTTTTCAAGGTAGCCCACAGCAGGGATCTGCATGATATCCTGTCCGGGTACCGGGCATTCACAAAACTTGCCATCCACCAGATGCACCTTACGGAAAAAGGGTTTGAAATCGAGACTGAGATCTCGGTGGAGTCCGTCCGGAACGGCCAGCGGGTCATGGTCGTGCCGATCCGTTACCTTCGACGCCCGGGAACCGCCACAAAGCTCTCCCCATTCCATGATGGGATAAAAATCGTGAGCACAATTTACCGCCTCGCCCGGGTAAACAACCCCATGTTCTATTTCGGCATGATGGGGTTGTTCACAACACTATTGGGCCTGTTAGTAGGTGTATTTGTCCTGATTGAGTGGCTCCACCATATCGAGCATATCCCCCTTACGATCCTTACCGTGCTCCTCATCGTTGTCGGCATAGAGATCTTCATGTTCGGCATGATCAGCGACATGCTGCTTGTCTTTCACCGTGAGATTATCCGGGAAATCCAGTTACAGCAGCCACCAAAACCCCCCAAGTAACACCTTTTTATTAAACCCTACCTCAATTTCAATTTGAAAAAGAACCTTACTGGCGGGAATTGACCGTATCTGGAGACCTCCCCTCTGGCAATGTTCGAACATTTCGAAACGCATCATTCCGGTTAAAAAAAAACCGGAATCAGCTGAAGCCCTTTTTCAGCGCAATTATCCTGCACGAGTGTTCAACAAGGGAAGTATAGAGATATGCTTCATCAAGAGAGTTACCTGCTGCAAAACTCCCGTGCCCACGTACCATGACCAGTTTTGAGCGGATAAGAGCGGCTGTAACATTATCCGCGATCTCCTGGGAGCCGGGGGAACCGGTTACAACGGGGATGACAGGACACAGCATCTGGCCTTCGCTGTCTTCCGGAACGATCCGGTCCAGTACAAGCGAAGCTGCAATTGCCACAGGGGGGTGGGCATGGACAATTGCCCGGTAGGGCGTCTTCCTGTAAACTTCCCGGTGAACACGGTACTCACTTGAGGCTTCCCGGGGGGCTTCCCCAACGAGGGGAACAAAAACCGGTTCTGTCGCAACATCCAGGTACGCGCCGGTGCGTTTGATAAGGAACCCATCATCCGAATTACGGACACTGATGTTACCGAAGTTGCCTCCAACAAGATGTTCGGAAAAAAGTCGTTTTCCGATCCGTTCAAACTCTCCCGAATACATTCAGTGCACCGTTTTTCCTGTAATGTGTCCAGATTGATTCATCATTCCGTTTCTGAATGTTCCATGGATATAAAACGACAACAACACTCATCATCCCGTGGGATTTACCAGGTGAACGGCAATGGCTGAGCCCTGCCATTTTGTGTGCTCACCTGGCAAACCCGTCTGTTCTCAACGGAACTGGATCCCGACATCCCGGATTTTGTTGTACCGTGCAATATTGAGGAGGAGAGGAGTCAGCGACTCAACCATCCCTGATGCGGCGAGAGGGCCGGCATCAAAGGAAGTCAGGTGAGAGATTCGGTTCACCATTTCCATCACGGTATGCTTTGCCCCGGCATCATCGCCACAAACCGGGACCGAGTAAGTGAGCTCTTCATCGAGCGCTTTCCAGCGGTTGGCTGCGATGGCATTGAACGCCGTGCAGATCTTTGCCTGGGGTGAGATCATTTTTTTGATAAGAAGGGCGGCGGAACCTTCCACGGGCGGGACGGTGGTGAAGAAATCCCGTTTCTCCATAGGGTTTACCGGGCTTATAACGATCTTATTCTCAAACCCGTTCAGGGTCTGGAGTGTGCCAACGAGGTGTTTGTACGGGATGGCAAGGATCACGATATCCGCCTCATCCACAGCCTGCTGGTTGGAGACCCCGGTAAGCGAACATGCCAGTCCCCTCTTACGGAGGGTCTCGCTCCCGAGGGTGCAGCACTCCTGCGCTTTCTCTTTCTCCCGCGAGCCTACGACAACATCGAAGAGCGGGGAGAGACGAAGGGCAATCCCTTCGCCGATGTCCCCCGTACCCCCGACAATACCGATCTTCACTTATCCCACCAGCGGCCGTAACAGTTTTTCAAGTGTGGCTGCATCGGTAACCCCTTCCATTGACTGGATAATTTTCCCATCTTTTTCAATGACAAGGGTCGGGACGACACGGATCCCGTACTTTTCTGCCAGCTCCATGTGCTGGTCGACATCGATGGTTTTGATCTCTACCTGAGTGCCCATCTTTTTTTCGAGTTCCTCAATTATCGGTGTCTGTAACCTGCAGGGCCCACACCAGGTGGCAAAAAAATCGAATAAAATTGGTTTGCTCATTGCACATACCCGGTAAAGTAGTCGATTAAAAAAATGATAAATCTATGGTATTGTTATTTGGAGAGGATCTCCATGATGATCTTACCATAAGCAGGCCGGGTGACAATTACACCTACCAGAACACCAAGGATGGTGATCATGGCGAAACCCTGCAGCGTAGTAAGGGGCATCAGCATCAGAGGCACCATGGCAATCACAACGGTTGCTGCTGCGATAACGATGATCATCAGGGCCCTTGCAAGTCTCTTGAGATACAGGTTCTGCGACGGGACACGGCCCTCGTGCAGGATCTCATCGGTGATAACGACCATCTGGTCGATACCGGTACCTACCACGGCTATCAGACCAGCGATGGTCGGCAGATCGATCTGGAACTTTATCGCACTGATGAAACCCAGGAGGATAATAACCTCTGACGCATTGATCAGGACCATTGGAAGGACGATACTTGGTTCGCGATACCGGTAGTAGATGACAATTCCGACAGTGATGAGAGCAAGAATCGCGGCGATGAGCGAGACCATCTTATTCTTTGCACCCTGCTCTGCAGGAACTGAACCGCTCCCGACAATTTTTGTCTCTACGGGTAATGCACCGGCACGGAGGTGGATATTGAGTGTCTGGGCGGCATTCTCACCGGCTGAACCGGTCCCGGTACTGGCAGACCACTGGCGGTTGGTGCTGGTCTTGAGTTTTGCTGCCGCATCTGCGACCATCGGGGCATTAAAGACGGTCTTGTTGTCGAGGATCATAATGAGGTAATGATCTTCAGGATTTGTCGTGAGACCATACTTGATTGCTGCCTGCTGGAGTGCAGTCGCACCGGCTTCATTGAGGGTGAAGGGAACGCCCCAGACACCACTCCGCTGGATATCTTTTTCAGGATTGCCAACACTGGAAATCGCATCGCCATACAGGACATGTTCGGTCTGGTTTCCGACGGTCTGGATCCGGATCTCGAATTTTCCCTGCTTCCCGACAAGTTCCTTTGCCTGGTTCATGTCCACGCCGGCCATTTCAACCCGGACGTACTGTGCGACATTGCCCATACCTGCAAGGATATTGATCTTTGTATCCTTTGTCCCGAGAGAATTGAGTTTGTTCTCAAGGATCTTCTTGACCAGCTCGCCGGTATTTTTTGATACACCTTTCTGATAGGATGTAACCTTGCCACCTTCACCTGCGAAGATCTGCTCTAGATCTTCCCGGGAATAATATTTCCGGATTTCAAGATGGGTGGGATCGCTTGTCTCAACCAGAAGAACTTCAGTATCAAGTTTCTTGGAGAGGTTGGATATGAAGTCGCTGACAGGCTGGTCCGTGGTGAAACCAACAACTTCTGCCTGGAATTCCATCTGGAGCCATGCACCGTTCTGGAGATCGAGCCCGTACTGGAGGTTTGATGTAAGATTCCCTTTATCATCAAAATGCGGGTAGATGGCGACAACCGACAGTACGATAAGGATCAGGAGAGCTGCAACCCGCCAGTCCTTGACGAGTTTCATGAGTTCCTTGCCGTTCATTTGCCACCTCCTTTCAGGACATACCATTTGAGAATCCCAACGTTGGTAAGCCAGGTGTTCAGGATATCAGCGATAAGACCGATGAGAAGGACTGCTGATATCTCCCACATTATTTCAACTCCACCAAGCCATGAGACAACGAACATGGCGACTGCGGCCGCGAATGTTGTGGATGTCATGATTATTCCCGTATGGAAGGCCCCGGTCAGTTTCTCATTCAGCTTACCCTGCCGTTTCAGCACCCGCGTTGTGAGTAAAATATCACTGTCAACGGAATAACCGATAAGCATCAGGAGTGCCGCGGTGGTTCCGAGCGTGAGTGTCAGGCCAAGTACGCTCATCGCTGCCGCAGTCATTACCATATCGGCAAATGCCGAAAGGACAACCGCGCATGAGGGGACAAAAGTCCTAAACGAGATGAAAACAACAATAGACATCCCGATGAATGAAAAGATCAGCGCGATGACTGCCATCGACTGGTTGCTCTTCCCGAAGGTGGGGTCAATGGATGCCATGGATTCGTGTTCAGGATAATTCTTTTCTACTATGCCCTGGAGGGAATTGAGTTTTGTCTGGTCCATCGGGCCAAACTGTAACAATTTCCCCGTAATCCCTTCCTTGATACTCACCAGCGGATAATCGGTAAAGACAGCATGGATCTGATCGTCTGTCTGGGTAGTTGTGACCGAATACGAATACCCACCGGCAAACTCCATACCGGGTGTCACGGGCATTCCCGTGGTTGCCAGATTGAAGCCGAGTATTACAAGGGAGATTACCAAAAGCACGAGGGGTAATATCACCAGTTGTTTTGGTGAATATTTCTCGATATTATAGTTGATCAATCCCATGACTTAATCATCTGCTCACTACGATTAAATAGTTACCAGATATTGGCTGAACCGGGACATTGCATTGGATTTTGCAAGTGATCCTCCCTTGAAATTTCGCAGAAAAATAATGTCTCTTCAAAAATCGGCCAGTTTTCCAATCAGGAAATGGATATTGCACAAAATCAAAAAATATATATACCGTGACCTTCGACAGTAAAAGTATGAGATCTCCATCAGAGATCAAGCGGATAATTGAGGGCCGGCTCCGGTCTTACCTTTCCAAGGACAAGACCGGGATACGACGCGAAGTGCTCAGGCTCTTTCTTCGATCACAATCCATCACTATTGCAGAGCTCGTGGCCGAGCTCCAGAAACAGTTCTCAGTTACATTCCATGCAATTGCGTCGATGGTAGGGATAATCGCCTCTAGGATCGGCATTTTGAGAGCAACGCGGAGCGATGATGGGCAAAACAAGTACGAACTCAAGCAGAAATATTTTGATATTGTTATACGGATCGTCGGCGTAAACTGAAACTACCCGATCCATAACGGTTTTTAGAGCCGGCTGCTAATATTACGAACATCATGTATTCCAATCCTCATGACAACGCAGGTATACGCGATGTCACGATTGTTCCTGAAGTCGTTGAATATATCAATAAACGAGACTGCGATTTCCGTATCTGTACTTCCTGCGGAGGACCGATATTACTCCCGGTCCAGGTAAAACCTCCCAAGAAATCTGATCTCCTGTTACAGGCAGGGAACCACACGGTTTACGTTTCCATCCACCAAGCTCGTTTTCTCCACAGCATCCGGATGGACATGATCCCGTTTTTCGATGACCCTGAAATGGCCGGACACGAGTACGGATGAGCTACGAAGAGATTCCGCATACAGCTGACATCAAAATCCGCGCACGGGCAAAAACACTCGAATTACTTTTTTCCGAAGCCTTTGATGCCCTCATGCATGTGGTATACGGAAAGAATCGTAACGGTGAAGAACAAAAGATAATTGAAGTCCATGCGTCGGATCCTGAATCGCTCCTTGCTGATTTCCTGTCAGAAGTTCTCTTCGTTTCCGAAGTTGAAGGATTGGTTTTTTCCCGTGCAGATATCACCATTAACGATCCGGATCTGACTGCCATTCTTTTTGGGGAGCCGTTCGACCAGGCACGCCATTCGGAAGGTACCGAAGTGAAAGGGATTTCTTATTCAGGCCTCTCTATCCGGAAAGACACGAATGGATATATACTGGACATTCTATTTGATGTATAAAAAGAATGTTGAGACCTGCCATGATTGAAGGCGTCAGACAAGCCGGACCACTTGAATGGGAAGTGCCTATAGGCTTTGTTCCCGGAATGCGCGTACCAGGCAGGTTCTTCCTTTCAGAATCCCTGGGAAAGACCCTAGAGGTGGGAGCTATCCAGCAGATCGCAAATGTTGCTACACTGCCCGGGATCATCAAAAACTCCCTTGCAATGCCCGATATCCACTGGGGGTATGGTTTCCCAATCGGGGGCGTTGCGGCATTCTCCCTTGATGAAGGAATAATATCACCGGGCGGTGTCGGGTTCGATATAAACTGTGGAGTCCGGTTACTTGCTACTCCGCTGGCATATAAGGATGTGACAGGTCGCAGGGATCTTATTGACGAACTTTTCCGGGCGGTCCCTACGGGAGTCGGAGCTAAAAGTTCCCTGAAAGGATCCACCCAGGCCCTTGACGGGATGATGAATAAAGGGGCGCGCTGGGCGGTCGAGACCGGATATGGTATCGGGAGAGATCTCGTCCGGTGCGAGGAAAACGGGTTCATGAAAGAAGCAGATACCGGCATGGTCTCTGCAAAAGCAAAGCAGCGGGGAGTTCCCCAGGGGGGAACCCTCGGTTCAGGAAACCATTTCCTTGAGGTCCAGGTCGTTTCAGAGATCTATAATCCTGATGTTGCCAAAGCATTCGGACTCAGCGTCGGACAGGTCTGCTGCATGATCCATTGCGGTTCCCGTGGCCTGGGTCACCAGACCTGTACAGATCATTTAAAAATACTTGAGTCCGCAACGAAACGATACCATATCATCCTTCCCGACCGGCAGCTGGCCTGTGCACCGCTCGCATCCCCAGAGGGAAAAGCCTATTTCGGCGCAATGGCAGCAGCGGCAAATTATGCCTGGGCAAACCGCCAGATAATAACCCACACAACCCGCCAGATTCTCGCAAAGATGTTCAGGATTGATTATGAAGATATGCCTCTTGTATACGATGTAGCGCATAATGTGGCAAAAATCGAAGAGCATACGGTCGACGGGAAGCGGATGGCCGTCTGTGTCCATCGCAAAGGTGCCACCCGTGCATTTGGCCCGGGTTCTTCTGATCTTCCAAAAGACCTCTCTGCTATCGGGCAACCGGTGATTATCCCGGGAAGCATGGGAACATCATCCTTTGTTTTGTGCGGTACGGAAACTGCCATGGAAAAAACGTTTGGCAGTACCTGCCATGGGGCCGGGAGGGTGATGAGCCGGACCCAGGCAAAAAAGAGGATGAGCGGGAAAGAGGTGACTGATCTCCTGCTCAAAAAGGGGATTATTGTCAAAGCCCCAAACGAGAACGCGATCGCAGATGAGGCTCCGGAGGTCTATAAACCCAGTGAAGAGGTTGTACAGGTCGTCCACGATGTAGGCATCTCCCGGCTCGTTGCCCGTCTTACCCCCATCGGGGTGATCAAAGGATGAGCTGTCGCGTAGGATTTGTGTGGGATACCAAACAGCACTTCAACCGTTACATTGAGGACTGTGGCCTTTCCTGCGATCTTATCACGCCATACATGCTTGCTGCCCCGTTTTTCCGGGGGACCTATAACTGCATCATCATTCCCACGGGATTTGCGAATCCGGCATACTCAAATCTCCTGCCGGCACTGAGGGCCTCCTCGCCACGGATCATCCGGTTTATCGAGAGCGGTGGAAACCTGCTGGTTTTTGGTGCTGCCACGGAGAAAACCGATTCGTATGACTGGCTCCCGTTTCCGGTTACCTATCTGCATGAGTTCGGGGCGCGGGGCATTACCTGTACTCCCGGGTCATTGGCCGGGTCGATTATTGAAGACTACGATGCCGCGCGGATCGAATGCGACGGGACTTTCCCTGAGCACGGGGCCGACTGCACGGGTCGTTCGGGCAGTGGAGATGTCATCATCGAAAAACAGATCGGAAGCGGGAGGGTGTTTCTCACTACGATCCATGAATTCCCGTCACGGGCATTTTTATCCGGTTTCTGCCGTTCGGGAATCCCAACCCTATTCTGATCATGAGACCGGTTACGCTCTTTTAACTCTGGCGGACACAGATCAACCCGGAGATAATATTTTAGACGCAATCTTCTTCTAGATAGAGAATGACCAGAGTATGAGGTAAACCAATGCACCGTTATGCTATCTCCTGCGATGCAGAGGCAGACGACCTTGAACCTGTTGTTCTTGCAGTCCATGAGCTGATTCACCGTCTTCCTGTTACGGCTAAATCACGTGAACGCGACGGGATCCGGGTCGAGGAGGGAAGGGTGATAGATCGTCATTACAATGGCCCGATATTACTGGAGGCAATTGAAAAGAACCAGCTCATCAAGACAACTCCGGTAAGCGGGCCGTATACCGGAGTCCCGGTAACCGTGACCCCGTTCCGGGATTGTGACGGAAAGGCGATCGGGGCCATTGGAATTGTTGACATCACGGGAATTTTCGATCTTGCAACCC encodes the following:
- a CDS encoding rubredoxin, giving the protein MSQAAKLSRWVCLECHYIYDPVKGDPKNGVPAGTAWEDVPDTWRCPECKILKAKKGVFKRLDD
- a CDS encoding AIR synthase-related protein gives rise to the protein MDVEEFVRRKLADGEEEPAIHKSLTDHIIRMKKTNSSYASAFAEAVIQEVKNSRNLSGDFFSFEAAGVKMGEFGVGSRGKGDFFAHRQIARIIGKTSASVGVDEMDDAGAVSAGGNYIICTVDGMHSRLSDFPYLAGFHVTRATLRDTYVMGAKPVMLFSDIHVADDGDVAKIFDYTAGITTVGEAMNVPLVTGSTLRIGGDMVLGNRLTGCVGAVGVADHLTARKSTAPGDVLLMTEGAGGGTIATAAIYSGFPEVVEQTINLNFLTACETLMKNDIFYHIHAMTDVTNGGLRGDAFEMAETAGCKIVIDEAAMSGLVEPHVRRMLEKLQIDYLGVSLDALLIVAPPDAADEICRVIKSAGVKIHAIGYAEKGKPESVLMVEGKEQDFAPRFRESAYTPVKKVADTDVRNFDEMKENVLRASEAAIQKKQRVLANLMKKQKGTGS
- the npdG gene encoding NADPH-dependent F420 reductase → MKIGIVGGTGDIGEGIALRLSPLFDVVVGSREKEKAQECCTLGSETLRKRGLACSLTGVSNQQAVDEADIVILAIPYKHLVGTLQTLNGFENKIVISPVNPMEKRDFFTTVPPVEGSAALLIKKMISPQAKICTAFNAIAANRWKALDEELTYSVPVCGDDAGAKHTVMEMVNRISHLTSFDAGPLAASGMVESLTPLLLNIARYNKIRDVGIQFR
- the aglJ gene encoding S-layer glycoprotein N-glycosyltransferase AglJ, which encodes MKFNKDEVCILIPTLNEGPTIGGVVREFKSQGYNHILVIDGKSTDNTVKNAREAGANVRTQSGKGKGNAIIEAFEVIEEQYILMLDGDGTYSAKDAEKMLTPLFLGFDQVIGDRLINAEEGSFSRLNLFGNHMLNLLFKVAHSRDLHDILSGYRAFTKLAIHQMHLTEKGFEIETEISVESVRNGQRVMVVPIRYLRRPGTATKLSPFHDGIKIVSTIYRLARVNNPMFYFGMMGLFTTLLGLLVGVFVLIEWLHHIEHIPLTILTVLLIVVGIEIFMFGMISDMLLVFHREIIREIQLQQPPKPPK
- a CDS encoding archease, with the translated sequence MSYEEIPHTADIKIRARAKTLELLFSEAFDALMHVVYGKNRNGEEQKIIEVHASDPESLLADFLSEVLFVSEVEGLVFSRADITINDPDLTAILFGEPFDQARHSEGTEVKGISYSGLSIRKDTNGYILDILFDV
- a CDS encoding preprotein translocase subunit SecD; amino-acid sequence: MNGKELMKLVKDWRVAALLILIVLSVVAIYPHFDDKGNLTSNLQYGLDLQNGAWLQMEFQAEVVGFTTDQPVSDFISNLSKKLDTEVLLVETSDPTHLEIRKYYSREDLEQIFAGEGGKVTSYQKGVSKNTGELVKKILENKLNSLGTKDTKINILAGMGNVAQYVRVEMAGVDMNQAKELVGKQGKFEIRIQTVGNQTEHVLYGDAISSVGNPEKDIQRSGVWGVPFTLNEAGATALQQAAIKYGLTTNPEDHYLIMILDNKTVFNAPMVADAAAKLKTSTNRQWSASTGTGSAGENAAQTLNIHLRAGALPVETKIVGSGSVPAEQGAKNKMVSLIAAILALITVGIVIYYRYREPSIVLPMVLINASEVIILLGFISAIKFQIDLPTIAGLIAVVGTGIDQMVVITDEILHEGRVPSQNLYLKRLARALMIIVIAAATVVIAMVPLMLMPLTTLQGFAMITILGVLVGVIVTRPAYGKIIMEILSK
- a CDS encoding DUF99 family protein is translated as MHIPKKGLRALGIAESYSGRTVSNLAGVVMRKDLRIDGFSFGRVTVGGMDATETVLGMVLSLDRADLNVILLSGCVIAWFNILDPARITEKTGIPVICVTYEESPGLIEDIRHHFPGDERRVAAYLQLGERLPVELTRGNTSFIRSWGISTDDAARLCRDFTLDGKIPEPLRVARLYARNLPLCS
- a CDS encoding protein translocase subunit SecF, with translation MGLINYNIEKYSPKQLVILPLVLLVISLVILGFNLATTGMPVTPGMEFAGGYSYSVTTTQTDDQIHAVFTDYPLVSIKEGITGKLLQFGPMDQTKLNSLQGIVEKNYPEHESMASIDPTFGKSNQSMAVIALIFSFIGMSIVVFISFRTFVPSCAVVLSAFADMVMTAAAMSVLGLTLTLGTTAALLMLIGYSVDSDILLTTRVLKRQGKLNEKLTGAFHTGIIMTSTTFAAAVAMFVVSWLGGVEIMWEISAVLLIGLIADILNTWLTNVGILKWYVLKGGGK
- a CDS encoding thioredoxin domain-containing protein; this encodes MSKPILFDFFATWCGPCRLQTPIIEELEKKMGTQVEIKTIDVDQHMELAEKYGIRVVPTLVIEKDGKIIQSMEGVTDAATLEKLLRPLVG
- a CDS encoding aldolase; this encodes MYSGEFERIGKRLFSEHLVGGNFGNISVRNSDDGFLIKRTGAYLDVATEPVFVPLVGEAPREASSEYRVHREVYRKTPYRAIVHAHPPVAIAASLVLDRIVPEDSEGQMLCPVIPVVTGSPGSQEIADNVTAALIRSKLVMVRGHGSFAAGNSLDEAYLYTSLVEHSCRIIALKKGFS
- a CDS encoding DUF2551 domain-containing protein is translated as MRSPSEIKRIIEGRLRSYLSKDKTGIRREVLRLFLRSQSITIAELVAELQKQFSVTFHAIASMVGIIASRIGILRATRSDDGQNKYELKQKYFDIVIRIVGVN
- a CDS encoding tetratricopeptide repeat protein, which translates into the protein MIPEPELSDDVPPRRTARELYLEGMSLGREGRHEDALTSFSLALAIDPNLPLAWVGRGFALGKLGRFDEEIACCDKALRLDPRCIEAWNTKGFACGMLDRFLEKAECCRQALQIDPENATAWNNKGVALGMLGKYEAEIRCCERAVEIRPRYLSAWVNKGYACGMLKRYEEEIACYDRALKIYPYYQSALAKKGAALINLRRYQEASDVLERALAIYPDDAKSLYRKGLALSMLGRHADAIICLEKTLKIDPANADAWVVMSNSCFMLGRLEESARAFDKAYYIDVKDVRIHIVKGMSLFKNGKFDDALHCFSDVFGILLR